The window GGAGGCGTTCCGGCTGGAGGAACTGCGGCTGAGCGCCGTCGAAATGCGTGCGGACTGCGATCTCTCCTGGGGGCGCGACCCACATGCCGTGGTGCGCGACCTGAACGAGCCGTCGTCGCAGGAGCCGGCGCGGGAAGGGCTCAGCCGGGCTCTGATGGCCGCGCTGTGCCGAGCGGGCCGGTTCAACGACGCCGTACGCGTCTTCGACAGGACCCGGCGCGTACTCGCCGCGGAACTGGGCACCGACCCCGGCCCGGAATTGCGTCAGGCATTCACGGCGGCACTGCGGCAGCAGACACACCTGACCGGACCGGCGTAGGCAGCGACGCTCCCCACGTGACGCTGGGGCCATTCGAGACTCGTGCCATTCAAGTTCTGTCCAAGAAGAGCCCACCATCCTCGTCTCCGAGGGGCGGGACACATCGCGGTGCCCGGTGCAGGAGGCCGAAATCGCGAACCGCGCCAGGAATCGCAGCGCCTCCTTCTTACGGTCGTCGGACCGTAGCGACAACCGCCGCCCCCGTCACCAAGATGATCGCCGCAAGCAAGACCGAGCGGAGCAGTGGCAGGAATGGCGACGGAAGACCATCCCAACGGATCCCCGACAGCGGCCCATGCCGTCCGAAACCCCCCAGAGGCCGTCCAGCATCTGGATATCGGCGAACTCCTCGCCCGCTGCCGGCAGGACGACCAACACGCATGGGGCGAACTGATCCGTCGCTTCTCACCTCCGGTGCGGACAGTGGCCCGCTCTTTCCGGTTGCAACCGGTCGACTGCGAGGACGTCTGCCAGTTGACCTGGATCCAGATGATCGAGGGGATTCGCTCGATCCAGCACGCCAGCAAGTTGCGGGCCTGGGTCGTCACGGTCGCCCGGCGTGAGGCGATGCGTCACCGCGCCCGCTCCGACCGGCAGGTTCCGATGGGGGGCGGGCACGAGTTCCGCGACATCGTCGACACCTCGGTGACCCCGGAGGAGCGCGCGATGGCCCAGGCCGAGGCCGCTTCGGTGCGGGCCGCGGTACAGATGCTGGGACCGGACCAGCGCGCGCTGCTGCTCCTTCTGTTCTCCGAAACACCCGCCAGCTACACGGAGATCAGCGCGCGGCTAGGCATTCCGCACGGGTCGATAGGGCCCACTCGGCGACGGGCTCTGGAACAGATGAAGGCCCTCCTCGCATCTGAAGACTGGGTTAACGGCAGATAAATTCACGCATTCTTGTATCTACCGCCGCCAGACGGCGCCCTGTTGGGGTGACAACGCCACCCGGCGTGTGCGGGATTCGAGAAGTCTGGACGGAAAATGGGGTTGGAGATGGGCGGCGGCAGACACCGGGCCGATTCGAACGGCATCGGTGTATTCGAGCGGCTGCGATGCGACAAGACTCAGCCGGTACCGACCTACCCGTCCTATGTCAACGGCCAGGAAATCCACTCCGACCGGTATGCGTACACGGTCAGCAGCCGGTCCATATTGGAAGACGTATTCACCAGCCTCACACTCAAGCGCAGGCTTGAACAGGGCCGGCTGGATGTGAGCACCGTGGCTGACAAGGTCGTCGGGCGCTGCGCCGTCGCTGACGCCGAGACGGTCGAGGCGGCTGTGCGGGCCGCCGCCGCGGCGGCGCCGGTATGGGCGGCGTTCCCGCTGCAAGAGCGGGTTCGGGTGGCCGGGATCCTCCGCGAGCGGCTGCGGCGGCACAGCGCGGAACTGGTCGAGGTGCTGATCGCCGAGGGCAACCCCCGTGCCCTCGCCGAATGGCAGGTCGCCGGCATGCTCGAAGGCGCCAGCGAGGAGACCGTCGGCTGGTGCGCGGAGCAGCTGCACCGCGAGTTCCGGCACGGACCGCGCCGCCTGCTGGTGCGTCGCATGCCCGACGGCGTGGTGTGTGTGAACCCTCCGCAGAACGCCCCGGCGGCCAGCGCCCTGTTCGCGACCACAGCCCTGCTCGCGGGCAACGCCGTGGTCATCAGGGCACCGCAGAGCGGCCCCCTGGGCGTGATGTACGTGCTGCGCGAACTGGTCGTGCCGGCCCTGGCGCAAGTAGGCGCTCCGCCGGGCGTACTGAACGCCTTCTGCGCACGGCCCGCGCCGGTGCTGCAGTCCTGGCTGGACAGCCCGCTGGTGAACGACATCTTCTACACCGGCGGCGTGGAACGAGGCCTGGAGCTGGAGGCCGAGTGCGTGGCGAAGGGCAAGAAGCCCATCCTTGAGCTGGCCGGAAACGACTGCGTGGTCGTCTGGCGGGACGCCGACCTGGACCTGGCCGCCGAAGCGCTGACCGAGTGCTTCTACGGCTCCGGGCAGATCTGCATGCTGCCCAACCAGGTCGTGGTCCACCCAGAAGTCGCCGACGCCCTGATCGAGCGGTTGCGGGCCGCGGCGGCCGCCTTGCGCCCCGGCTATCCCGAGGACGAGGGCGCGCTGCTGTCCCCCGTACTGCGCAGCGAGCGCTTCTTCGCGTACATACGGGACGCGGTGGCGCGAGGGGCGACGGTCGTCCATGGGGCGCGTCGGCTGGAGGTGGACGGTTCGGTGTCGGACACCGGCCCGTTCCTGGAGCCCACCGTGATACGAGTGAACGGCCTCGACGGCTGCCGCGACGTCCAGGCGGTGGGCGAGGAGACGTTCTTCCCCCTGCTCCCGGTCGTCGTCCCGGAGCCGCAGGCCGACGACGCGCTGCTCGCGCGGATCATCGACCACGTCAACACCAATCGCTACGGCCTGCGCAACTCCCTGTGGGCCAGAAGCTCTTCGGTGGTGGACGAATTCGTGCGCAGGGTCGGCAACGGCGGCCTGCTGAAGGTCAACGACTCCCACATCGGCTTCGTGCCGTATCTGCCCAGCCACGGCGGTACCGGACTGACCGGAGGCGTCTTCGGCGAGGCCAACTACCTCATGCTGCGCACCTCTCATCTCCAGGGCGTATCCATCGCCCACGGCGTACGGCCTCGCAGCGCCGTCTTTGACGCCTACGACGCTCGCACCTGAGCCGTTCTTCACCCCTCCCCCGCACCCCGTCACCGCCCCGACCCGTACCGGCCGTCGCCGGAGCGAGGAGTCAGCCGTGCAGTTCATGGAAGCCGACAACCACACCTGCGACACACTCATGCCGGGCCTGCGCAAGAGCCTGGCAGCCATAGCGCTGAGCGAGCTGGAGTCCGAACAGAGCGGTGCCATCGACCTGTTCCGCGTCCACAGCGGACCGAATCTGGTCGTGCCGGCCTCGTACGGCGGCACCGGTGCCACGGCGCTGGAGGCGGTCCGGGCGGTCCGCGCGCTGGGCGCGGTCGCGCCGTCGCTGACCGTGGCGACGATGATGCACCACTTCTCGGTCGGTTCCCTGTTCGGCATGGCCGAGGTCGCCGGCACACCCACGTTGGAAGCGGCGCTGCGGCGCATCGCCGGCCAGCGGATGCTCGTGGCCTCCGGCTTCGCCGAGGGCCGGGTCGGCCAGGGCATCCTGGCCCCGACGATGCAGGCCCGCCCCGTCGACGGCGGATTCGTGATCAACGGGGTGAAGAAGCCGTGCAGCCTGGCGGACTCCATGGATCTGCTGACGGCCAGTGTCGCCCTGCCCTCCCCGGACGGCTCGACAGAGCTGGGACTGGCGCTGATCCCGGCCGACGTCGACGGGCTGACGGTCCACCCCTTCTGGTCGACCTTCGCCCTGGCCGGAGCCCAGAGCCATGAGGTGCGGCTGAACGACGTCTTCGTCGGTGCGGAAGAGGTCCTCGTCCCACAGCCGGAACTCATCGAGAAACTGCTGGAGTTGCACGGCGTCGGTCTCATCTGGTTCCAGATGATCATCTGCGCCGCCTACACGGGGATCGCCAGCAGGCTGGTGCACCAGGTGCTGGAA is drawn from Streptomyces sp. CG4 and contains these coding sequences:
- a CDS encoding aldehyde dehydrogenase, with product MHSDRYAYTVSSRSILEDVFTSLTLKRRLEQGRLDVSTVADKVVGRCAVADAETVEAAVRAAAAAAPVWAAFPLQERVRVAGILRERLRRHSAELVEVLIAEGNPRALAEWQVAGMLEGASEETVGWCAEQLHREFRHGPRRLLVRRMPDGVVCVNPPQNAPAASALFATTALLAGNAVVIRAPQSGPLGVMYVLRELVVPALAQVGAPPGVLNAFCARPAPVLQSWLDSPLVNDIFYTGGVERGLELEAECVAKGKKPILELAGNDCVVVWRDADLDLAAEALTECFYGSGQICMLPNQVVVHPEVADALIERLRAAAAALRPGYPEDEGALLSPVLRSERFFAYIRDAVARGATVVHGARRLEVDGSVSDTGPFLEPTVIRVNGLDGCRDVQAVGEETFFPLLPVVVPEPQADDALLARIIDHVNTNRYGLRNSLWARSSSVVDEFVRRVGNGGLLKVNDSHIGFVPYLPSHGGTGLTGGVFGEANYLMLRTSHLQGVSIAHGVRPRSAVFDAYDART
- a CDS encoding acyl-CoA dehydrogenase family protein; its protein translation is MEADNHTCDTLMPGLRKSLAAIALSELESEQSGAIDLFRVHSGPNLVVPASYGGTGATALEAVRAVRALGAVAPSLTVATMMHHFSVGSLFGMAEVAGTPTLEAALRRIAGQRMLVASGFAEGRVGQGILAPTMQARPVDGGFVINGVKKPCSLADSMDLLTASVALPSPDGSTELGLALIPADVDGLTVHPFWSTFALAGAQSHEVRLNDVFVGAEEVLVPQPELIEKLLELHGVGLIWFQMIICAAYTGIASRLVHQVLERSRGTVSDRAALAVRIESAAALTEGLALRVDSGETANDTLARALVTRYAVQDAVVGSVGQAVELLGGMAYVSSSDVAYLAAAAQAIAFHPPSRTSTAEGLLGYFAGQPLLVG
- a CDS encoding sigma-70 family RNA polymerase sigma factor, which codes for MATEDHPNGSPTAAHAVRNPPEAVQHLDIGELLARCRQDDQHAWGELIRRFSPPVRTVARSFRLQPVDCEDVCQLTWIQMIEGIRSIQHASKLRAWVVTVARREAMRHRARSDRQVPMGGGHEFRDIVDTSVTPEERAMAQAEAASVRAAVQMLGPDQRALLLLLFSETPASYTEISARLGIPHGSIGPTRRRALEQMKALLASEDWVNGR